The Coffea eugenioides isolate CCC68of chromosome 8, Ceug_1.0, whole genome shotgun sequence genome has a segment encoding these proteins:
- the LOC113780161 gene encoding uncharacterized protein LOC113780161, translating into MAIKLDMTKAYDRVEWHFLKAMMRKMGFCEQWIHWIARCMETVSYSFNCNGEVKGFVKPSRGIRQGDPLSPYLFLICSEGFSNLLQKAAENKRLKGVKISRRGPSITHLFFADDSLIFCGADKQQAEELMNILQAYEQASGQLINLEKSSVIFSKNVSITQKQEENINRRLESWKNRFLSQAGKEVMLKSVTMAMPIYAMSCFKLPRKLCKDLSSAMANYWWGEANGKNKMHWISWKKMAQERKEGGLNFKDLEAFNKALLGKQIWSTRHCIVVLEGIDECENVLEEGVLRRIGNGVSTKIWEHKWIPQAPNGKPSTTKPQNCKFETVQQLITNKRWNSNLVFRLFNKSDAMRILSIPVSLGGREDSHYWGYNEGGEYTVRSGYKRFMKESLGSSNSKEMAGTSMEGCYPVREAIFKRTGEGDPVCKGCGEEPETIEHTLLQCPIAKAIWKIAPITWEGADDQKGNFHKWWSRITEAKNRQDGRNHMGLTANILWQIWKDSNKREFENQAGYNPCSVIQKAHMEWLEIVELDSKKEPQSTTETVVPVDVDSVAPDSHEGVNLRVAIKTSKRNAVLGIGVSVRRVPNEAQEIWALKDRSSGDHIIDEATAIKLTLCKTLDRQWSTISVQIRNKGLLKLLKLGKASDCRMTTLIEDILSLKSLFRMCSFCLDNDDDNIDCNSVSSYAQGILLDEEFLVPSCP; encoded by the exons ATGGCTATCAAGCTAGACATGACTAAAGCTTACGACAGAGTGGAATGGCACTTTCTGAAGGCAATGATGCGGAAGATGGGTTTTTGTGAACAATGGATACACTGGATAGCAAGATGTATGGAGACTGTATCGTATTCCTTTAACTGCAATGGGGAAGTGAAAGGTTTTGTAAAGCCTAGCAGGGGGATAAGACAAGGTGACCCTTTGTCACCTTACTTGTTCCTGATATGCTCTGAAGGCTTTTCTAACTTACTTCAAAAAGCTGCTGAAAACAAGAGACTAAAAGGAGTGAAAATCAGTAGGAGAGGCCCAAGCATCACTCATCTTTTCTTTGCGGATGATTCACTCATTTTCTGTGGAGCGGATAAACAGCAAGCTGAGGAGCTTATGAATATCTTACAGGCTTATGAACAAGCTTCTGGTCAGTTGATTAACTTAGAGAAATCATCTGTGATCTTCAGTAAGAATGTGTCTATTACGCAGAAACAGGAG GAAAACATTAACAGGCGTCTAGAGAGCTGGAAGAATAGATTCTTAAGCCAAGCAGGAAAGGAAGTCATGCTCAAATCTGTTACTATGGCTATGCCAATTTACGCAATGTCTTGCTTCAAATTGCCAAGGAAGTTATGTAAGGATCTCAGCTCAGCTATGGCAAACTATTGGTGGGGAGAAGCCAATGGGAAAAACAAAATGCATTGGATTTCTTGGAAGAAAATGgctcaggagaggaaggaaggaGGACTGAATTTCAAAGATCTGGAAGCTTTTAACAAGGCTTTGCTTGGAAAGCAGATTTGGAG TACAAGGCACTGCATCGTGGTTCTGGAAGGGATTGATGAGTGTGAGAATGTGTTGGAAGAAGGGGTACTGAGGAGAATAGGGAATGGGGTTAGCACAAAGATATGGGAACATAAGTGGATTCCACAGGCCCCAAATGGCAAGCCATCAACAACTAAGCCACAAAATTGTAAGTTTGAAACAGTTCAGCAGCTCATCACTAACAAAAGATGGAACTCCAACCTGGTTTTCAGACTTTTCAATAAGTCGGATGCTATGAGGATTCTTAGTATCCCAGTCAGCCTAGGGGGGAGAGAAGACTCACATTATTGGGGATACAATGAAGGAGGAGAATACACGGTGAGGTCTGGCTATAAGAGGTTTATGAAAGAGAGCTTAGGCAGTAGCAATTCTAAGGAAATGGCTGGTACGAGCATGGAG GGGTGCTATCCAGTCAGAGAGGCAATTTTCAAGCGAACTGGAGAAGGTGATCCAGTTTGTAAAGGCTGCGGAGAAGAACCGGAAACAATTGAACATACTCTTCTGCAATGTCCCATAGCAAAAGCCATCTGGAAAATAGCTCCAATAACTTGGGAGGGGGCTGATGATCAGAAAGGAAACTTCCACAAATGGTGGAGTAGGATCACAGAGGCGAAGAATAGACAAGATGGAAGAAACCATATGGGGCTTACAGCTAATATACTTTGGCAAATTTGGAAGGATAGTAACAAAAGGGAGTTCGAGAACCAGGCAGGCTATAATCCGTGCAGTGTTATTCAAAAAGCACACATGGAATGGCTGGAGATTGTGGAGTTAGATTCGAAGAAGGAGCCTCAGAGCACAACAGAAACAGTGGTACCGGTGGATGTGGACAGTGTTGCACCAGATAGCCACGAAGGGGTAAATCTGAGAGTGGCAATCAAAACCTCTAAGAGAAATGCAGTACTGGGTATTGGAGTTTCTGTGCGTAGAGTACCAAATGAGGCACAGGAAATATGGGCCTTAAAAGACAGAAGCTCGGGTGACCACATCATTGATGAGGCTACAGCAATCAAGCTAACTTTATGCAAAACTTTGGACAGACAATGGAGTACCATCTCAGTACAAATTCGTAACAAAGGACTGCTGAAGCTACTCAAGCTAGGTAAAGCTTCGGACTGCAGAATGACAACACTGATTGAGGATATCCTTAGCTTAAAATCACTGTTTCGAATGTGCTCATTTTGTTTAGACAATGATGATGATAACATAGATTGTAACAGTGTTAGTTCTTATGCCCAAGGCATTTTGTTGGATGAGGAATTCCTTGTTCCTTCGTGTCCTTGA
- the LOC113780162 gene encoding uncharacterized protein LOC113780162, whose translation MEEVRRFFLTLDLREVPSVGLLDARHIFIKLSNEMDFHRIWSRSIWYVNGFVMRIFKWSTSFHVDKEPSVAPVWFQLPKLPVHYFNKEGHGVEGCHVLQLELRVKKPVIEKREIEQDPCSAVIEALDVNERSARLDGDGGLHTECDSKNSKEKMEGSAQLVSSEDEVVAEGLGMGSTDHPHRTCELKTMHGSPGGEASFSINLQVDSVDEGMEYGELKLLTADQKDVGSDESDDGAEDDLPMRAGNLSPRLVTIRERDPVSTMEELNIESLHGQDKRRRKGRDYVLNRIGNSDHPLFSITLSRYYAMINTLLWNIRGVSKLSNFRRLKNIISENGIQFVAISEPKLDASEKHGRRPFTVAEGLEFLAFMEEAEVFDAGFSGSRFTWCNNRRGRARIWKRIDRLLINRESADLASKISVTHLARHPSEHAPLKVSFVSRLDNGPRPFLISECMDFQTRVIRRHQATRRAIQQWNKQKFGNVGTAIKEAENKLGRAEDNAATSQGEEVTKELQRAQAEINRAVAVEEQFWRQKARVKWLTCGDRNTRFFHAVVRQRRVQGAIHRVKDPTRMWVVKDEDIAKAAIEYFSNLFSGSVVPMAGDFMHLIPKVVTGEENDRLAATLDIEEIRQLVFSMDGDSAARPDGFTGKFFSFAWDVVAQDVYIAIVSFFCSTELPRFITSTSIVLLPKVSNPEDFSNFRPISLCNFFNKMLSRILVGRLALVIPRLISPQQTGFVKGRSITDNYLLAQELMASIKRKARGANVALKLDMTKAYDRMSWCHIITMLRAFGFSEQVIDMVWRLISNVWFSIIINGSTHGFFKSRFRVPAGCPEVTHLAFADDVLIFTNGTAVALKRVIRVLDEYQQSSGQLVNPQKSGYLAHPPLPLARRRVIEWITQFKRQEFPIRYLGFPLYTGRGKVTYFAEVCQAVLARVMSWKSRLLSMGEGDVGFRKLRDVYSSFSCKLWWNFRKASSLWAKFMRAKYSKRSHPCQVELKQHNSMTWRRMLNISWQTELSMIWLVNGGSCNFWYDNWLGSGAISLKATVIPDLSFQDFISNGAWDVHRLTRALPHDLIDLILQQPIPEGDDQDELVWCHMPLGRFTLASAFQEVRPARNYSLMHSQVWHHRIPLKISFFMARFLFGKIACNRSFGEGGGTVGFKVEDQRCGLGLRATWWLSPPRSEKGRFLFVVLPNFICWHIWKAWNKAYFEGIQLCQARVCQDILQDLEGLAEGQYNQRLGMHTIFQFFEGITIPPLRYRAQVVGWRLPGEGILVLNIDGCSKSNPGASGGGGVLHDSSGLPLFTFSASFEETMSLRAEVLALATGLLLCTHKGFTSVSIQVDSLVLIGILQRKFQYPWRVRKEVQKIRAMVPDTTQITHCYREANRVADSLANVGVAGSYWSIIIYDHFNDISRLARGKIRLDRIGVPSIRRRKVG comes from the exons ATGGAGGAGGTGCGCAGGTTTTTTCTTACGTTGGATCTGAGGGAAGTGCCTTCGGTGGGACTCCTCGATGCAAGGCATATTTTCATTAAACTGTCCAATGAAATGGACTTTCACAGAATCTGGTCCAGAAGCATCTGGTATGTTAATGGATTTGTGATGCGGATATTTAAGTGGTCGACATCCTTCCATGTGGATAAGGAGCCGTCGGTCGCTCCTGTTTGGTTCCAGCTGCCCAAGTTGCCAGTACATTATTTCAACAAGGAG GGGCATGGGGTAGAGGGTTGCCATGTACTCCAGCTTGAACTTCGGGTGAAAAAGCCTGTGATTGAGAAG AGGGAGATAGAGCAGGATCCATGTTCGGCTGTGATAGAGGCTCTTGATGTTAATGAGCGGTCAGCTCGGCTGGACGGGGATGGTGGATTACATACAGAGTGCGACAGCAAGAATTCAAAGGAAAAGATGGAGGGGTCAGCTCAGCTCGTTTCATCAGAGGATGAAGTAGTTGCAGAAGGTTTAGGAATGGGTTCGACTGATCACCCACATAGAACATGCGAACTCAAAACCATGCATGGATCGCCGGGAGGTGAGGCGTCATTTTCAATCAACTTGCAGGTGGATTCGGTGGACGAGGGGATGGAATACGGTGAACTTAAATTGTTGACAGCAGACCAGAAGGATGTGGGCAGCGATGAAAGTGACGATGGGGCTGAGGATGATTTACCTATGAGAGCAGGAAACCTGTCACCAAGGCTGGTAACCATACGTGAGCGGGATCCGGTTTCCACAATGGAGGAATTAAACATTGAGTCTCTTCATGGACAGGATAAGCGTCGAAGGAAGGGAAGGGACTACGTGCTCAATCGGATAGGCAACTCCGATCATCCACTTTTCTCAATAACTCTTTCCAGGTATTACGCAATGATTAATACGCTATTATGGAATATCAGAGGAGTGTCTAAACTCTCAAATTTTCGGAGATTAAAAAACATTATTAGCGAGAATGGTATTCAGTTTGTAGCCATTTCTGAGCCAAAACTAGATG CTTCTGAAAAACACGGTAGACGGCCATTCACGGTGGCGGAGGGGCTTGAATTTTTGGCGTTCATGGAAGAGGCAGAGGTATTTGATGCTGGTTTTTCCGGGTCGAGGTTTACTTGGTGCAACAATCGGAGGGGGAGAGCCAGGATTTGGAAGAGAATTGACAGATTGCTCATAAATAGGGAGTCTGCAGATTTGGCCTCGAAGATCTCAGTAACTCACTTGGCACGGCATCCATCTGAACATGCTCCATTGAaagtttcttttgtttcaagGTTGGACAACGGGCCTAGACCTTTTCTGATTTCTGAATGTATGGACTTCCAGACCAGAGTTATTAGACGTCATCAG GCAACTAGAAGGGCGATTCAACAATGGAACAAGCAGAAATTTGGCAATGTTGGCACTGCTATTAAGGAGGCGGAGAACAAGCTTGGAAGGGCAGAGGACAACGCGGCCACATCTCAGGGGGAGGAGGTTACTAAAGAGCTTCAGAGGGCACAGGCAGAAATCAACAGAGCAGTAGCAGTGGAAGAACAATTCTGGAGACAGAAAGCACGGGTTAAATGGCTTACTTGTGGGGATAGAAATACAAGGTTTTTTCATGCTGTGGTCAGACAAAGGCGGGTGCAAGGGGCGATACATAGGGTGAAGGATCCGACTAGGATGTGGGTGGTAAAGGATGAAGACATAGCAAAAGCAGCGATAGAGTATTTCTCCAACCTCTTCTCGGGGTCAGTGGTTCCCATGGCAGGGGACTTCATGCATCTGATCCCTAAAGTGGTAACAGGTGAGGAAAATGATCGACTGGCAGCGACTCTGGACATTGAGGAGATCCGTCAACTGGTTTTCTCCATGGATGGGGATAGTGCTGCTAGGCCGGACGGTTTTACAGGCaagttcttttcttttgcttgggATGTCGTTGCTCAAGACGTGTACATAGCGATAGTGAGTTTCTTCTGCAGTACTGAGTTGCCGAGGTTCATCACGTCCACTTCTATTGTGTTACTGCCTAAGGTGTCGAATCCTGAAGACTTCTCTAACTTCAGACCGATCAGCCTTTGCAATTTCTTCAATAAGATGTTATCTAGGATTTTGGTGGGGCGCCTGGCCTTGGTGATACCGAGATTGATTTCCCCCCAACAGACAGGGTTCGTCAAAGGCCGAAGCATTACTGACAATTATTTGTTGGCTCAGGAGTTGATGGCATCTATAAAAAGGAAGGCAAGAGGAGCGAATGTGGCTCTAAAACTAGACATGACTAAGGCTTATGATCGGATGTCGTGGTGCCATATTATCACCATGTTGAGAGCTTTTGGGTTTTCTGAGCAAGTTATTGATATGGTTTGGAGGCTTATTTCAAATGTTTGGTTCTCTATTATCATCAATGGGTCTACCCACGGGTTTTTCAAATCTA GATTCAGGGTTCCAGCAGGTTGCCCGGAAGTCACACACCTCGCCTTTGCAGATGATGTACTAATCTTTACTAATGGAACTGCGGTGGCGTTAAAACGAGTGATACGAGTGCTCGATGAATACCAACAATCCTCTGGCCAATTGGTCAACCCTCAGAAGAGTGGGTATTTGGCTCATCCGCCTCTTCCACTGGCACGGAGAAGGGTCATTGAGTGGATCACGCAATTTAAGAGGCAAGAATTTCCAATTCGTTACCTGGGGTTCCCTCTGTATACAGGTAGAGGCAAGGTAACATACTTTGCAGAGGTCTGTCAGGCAGTGTTGGCCAGAGTTATGTCGTGGAAGTCTAGGTTGCTGTCAATGGGGG AGGGGGATGTTGGTTTTCGGAAGCTCCGAGACGTATACTCGTCATTCTCTTGCAAGTTGTGGTGGAATTTTCGGAAGGCCTCCTCACTTTGGGCAAAATTTATGCGAGCTAAGTATAGTAAGAGAAGTCACCCATGTCAGGTGGAGTTGAAACAACACAACTCGATGACGTGGAGACGAATGTTGAACATCAGTTGGCAGACGGAGTTGTCCATGATATGGCTGGTGAATGGGGGATCATGCAACTTTTGGTACGACAACTGGTTGGGGAGTGGAGCAATAAGTCTCAAAGCTACGGTGATACCGGATCTCTCCTTCCAGGATTTCATCTCTAATGGGGCCTGGGACGTTCACCGCCTTACTCGTGCCTTGCCGCACGACCTCATCGACCTAATTCTCCAACAACCGATTCCGGAGGGAGACGACCAAGACGAGTTGGTATGGTGCCATATGCCATTAGGTAGGTTCACCTTGGCATCTGCCTTTCAGGAGGTCCGTCCAGCGCGAAATTACTCTCTCATGCACTCTCAGGTATGGCATCACCGAATACCTCTAAAGATTTCTTTCTTCATGGCACGTTTTCTTTTCGGGAAAATTGCCTGTAACAGGAGTTTTGGGGAGGGTGGGGGTACAGTTGGCTTCAAAGT CGAGGATCAACGATGCGGGCTTGGCTTGCGTGCGACTTGGTGGCTTTCGCCACCGAGGTCGGAGAAAGGTCGGTTTCTGTTCGTCGTTCTTCCCAATTTCATTTGCTGGCACATTTGGAAGGCGTGGAATAAGGCATATTTTGAAGGGATTCAGTTATGCCAGGCGAGGGTTTGCCAAGACATCCTGCAGGACTTGGAAGGGTTGGCTGAGGGCCAGTATAACCAGCGACTTGGGATGCACACAATATTTCAGTTTTTTGAGGGGATCACTATCCCGCCTCTGAGATATAGGGCTCAGGTGGTGGGGTGGCGGCTGCCTGGGGAGGGAATCCTAGTCTTGAACATAGATGGATGTTCCAAGAGTAATCCTGGAGCTAGTGGTGGTGGGGGAGTACTCCATGATTCATCCGGGTTACCGCTATTCACTTTCTCGGCCTCATTCGAGGAAACTATGAGTTTAAGGGCAGAGGTACTGGCTTTGGCAACGGGCCTCCTTTTGTGTACACACAAGGGGTTTACCAGTGTTTCCATACAGGTAGATTCATTGGTCCTGATAGGGATTTTGCAGCGAAAGTTCCAGTATCCATGGCGGGTTCGAAAAGAAGTCCAGAAGATCAGGGCCATGGTCCCAGACACGACACAGATTACGCATTGTTACAGAGAGGCAAACAGGGTGGCGGATAGTTTGGCTAATGTGGGCGTTGCTGGATCGTACTGGAGCATCATCATCTATGATCATTTTAATGACATATCACGCTTGGCGCGCGGGAAAATCCGCTTGGATAGGATAGGCGTACCTTCAATCAGGAGAAGAAAAGTAGGCTAG